A stretch of the Erpetoichthys calabaricus chromosome 3, fErpCal1.3, whole genome shotgun sequence genome encodes the following:
- the LOC114649711 gene encoding uncharacterized protein LOC114649711 — protein sequence MDEPLVSVVQQRWPGLLIEQQVYTEYYCITQVQLKETSLTSLDKYSTALIKMYRAKGGKTAHELKSLLELLDEQTMDVTTHKRATVLQGLPLYLREYKKLSTTCHDTDSLQIYTNEMKIGILEVVRHHETNPGAAAMNVAVVIEGRVVIEELVDFTTAFVILVGLLYARNIQYPKELKYTFETVQKVFLNIGDLYSHRVLSLKNMLYKC from the exons ATGGATGAACCGCTGGTCTCTGTAGTCCAACAGAGATGGCCAGGCCTTCTCATAGAGCAACAG gtatatacagaatattattGCATTACCCAGGTGCAATTGAAAGAAACATCGCTGACATCCTTGGACAAGTATTCGACAGCTCTGATCAAAATGTACAGAGCAAAAGGAGGCAAGACGGCACATGAATTGAAATCACTTTTAGAATTACTAGATGAACAG ACTATGGATGTTACCACACACAAGAGGGCAACGGTTCTACAAGGACTACCTCTGTACTTAAGAGAATACAAGAAGTTATCAACAACATGTCAT GATACAGACTCCcttcaaatatatacaaatgaaatgaagatagGAATATTAGAGGTTGTGAGGCACCATGAGACCAATCCTGGAGCTGCGGCAATGAATGTGGCTGTGGTAATAGAAGGTCGAGTAGTAATTGAAGAGCTTGTCGACTTCACAACTGCATTTGTCATACTTGTTGGTCTTCTGTATGCTCGAAACATTCAGTACCCAAAAGAACTTAAATATACTTTTGAAACAGTACAGAAGGTGTTTCTAAATATTGGAGACTTATACTCACATAGAGTATTGTCACTcaaaaatatgctgtataaatgttAG